A window of Macrotis lagotis isolate mMagLag1 chromosome 1, bilby.v1.9.chrom.fasta, whole genome shotgun sequence genomic DNA:
AATTCGACCAACTGTTCAATTACCGGGCTGCTTCCCAACCCCGCCCACCGCAGCGCCAGGGCGCATGCGTAGCGCGCTTCGGTTGGCTGCCCCGGCGCGAGGCGGGGCTGCTCGGCCTATGATTGGTTCTCCCGCGCCGGTGATGCCAGACGTAAACCGGCGTCAGGGGCGGCAAGGGGAGCGTGAAGGAAGCCGCGGCGTGCACCGGGAGGAGGCGAAGGGCCGCACCTGAGACAAAATGAGTAAAGCGCACCCGCCCGAGCTAAAAAAGTGAGTACGATGACCCGCCTGACGGAGGGCCCCGGGGTGCGGCTCAGCCTGCGCCGGGTAGTCAGGGAGGGAGGCCCGAGGAAGCCCGACTAGAGGCGTCTGCTTCCCAGCATGCGCCGCGCTCCCGGCTTTCGCTCCCAGCCTGGCCACGTGGGGCGGGGAAGGGGCGCGCGCACGCGCTCTCGGCCCCCTTCCATTCATCCTTTCCGGAGCCTCGCGGCCTTGTTAAGAGTTTAAGATAAAGGCCAGCTGGTTGGGATCGCGGTGTTATTGGAAAGCGGGAGTTTGTGAGTGTATTGGACGGAAGAGTAGACCGAGCGGTTTACGTGGATTCTTTGGAAGCACGCGCGTGCGCATTTGGCGTGGAGGAGGGGAAAAGGCGCCAGAACTTAAAGGGAAAGGAGGCGTCCTCGCGGCCTGCTCGGCTAGGAGGGGGGCTGGAGTGCTAGGGGCGCCGCTCAGAGTTTCTCCGCCTTTCCTCCATTTTCCAGCGCAGCCCCTTCCCACCCGGGACAGCCGCCCTTTATAatagagaataagaaagaaaagtggGCCTGGGGAGAAACTAAGAGAAAACACGGCCAGTCAGTCGTCTGGGAGGCCATGGAGGCAGCTTGGCTGGCCTCTCATTCTACAAACCAAGAAACTTGGGGCCAGGATAGAATTAGAAGAGGATTGTGACTTTAACGCAGGTGTCTACCTGGGGAGTGGCGGTGCCACCGACAGAAATGGGGGAAGACAGACCAGTAGCAGCTTGGGAAGGAAAGGCTCTGGTCGAACTTGGAAGTCTGCAGCAGCCGACCCCGAATTTAGGAGAGCCCGAGCTCCAGCCTTAGCCCGAAGGCTTCCTGGCTACGGGAGGCCGGGCTggtctcatgtgtaaaatgaagtaaCCCCTACCTTCCAGGGTTTGTTGGGAGCATAAAACGAAGGCGTTAGTGGGATGTACTTAGATGAATGCTAGCTCATGTGGTGGAGCTGAGTATGATTCACAGTTAAAGACAAATTCAGGTGTGGGTTTCATAAACATCATTGAAACTGGAAGTGAACGGGATAGCAAAAGTGGTGAGTGTAAAACGGAAAAAGGACATGGTTCAGTATAGAACCTTGGGCAATCCCTATGTTAACAgggcaaaaggagaaaaatcaggCGAAAGAAGTCTTTAGTTATACTAGGAGAACTTGGAGTGGAATATCCTGAAAGTCAAGGGAAGGAGAAATATCAAAGAGGAAGTCagcagtttgtttgtttttcttttaggtttttgcaaggcagtggggttaagtggcttgccaaggccacgcagctagggaattattaagtgtctgaagtcggatttgcactcaggtactcctgactccagggccagtattctatccactgggccatctagccaccccagaagtTAACATTCTTAAATGCAAGGTGTTTGGCGAGTGGAATACCATTATAGTTAGGTATAGATTTCATTTGGTTGAGTAAGTGAGTAATGAAGAAGTAGAGATATCTTATTTAGGGCCCCGGAGTATTCTTTGTTTTGTGGACTCAGGCTCTGGCTCTATCTCCTCCCAGAAACTTTTCTTAGTTCTCTGCTCTTCCCATCTCAGTTTGACTTGTAATGGTACTGTGTCTTATCACATTGCAGCAAAgtaagtgaagtaagtagaaccctTAGTCTGCAGTCAAGAAGACCCTAATTTCAGTCCAGCAtttgtgaccctggagaagtcacttcaccttgtccGCCtccttttcctcaactgtaaaacagggatCGTAAAAGTGCTTGCCCACCAAGGTTGTTAGGAGATATTCTTCAGTCCTGCACATGGTAGCTAAAGGTTTCTTGAGGGCTAGAATCATTTGTAAAGAGTAAATGCTTTACTAGCTATTGTAGTGAGCTTAGAAAGATTTAGGAAAGCTTTTTGGTTTGTTAATTCAAGATTGGAAACACCTAAGATTATTTATAATTAAAGAGGAAGAAACCTGTGAAGAACTGTGGTAGTACTATAAGCTACTATACTGGGAGGTGGGTGTCCAGGCTTCTGGTTCTGGGTCTgccactgtgtcaccttgggcaaatcacttcacctctgaggctatttcttcatctgtaaaataagaatattagactaaataatctctaaattaACTTTCAGCTCCTAATTTTGGAAATCTAATTCAACAAATTTAGAATAATCTACTTATGTACTAGAGAGTAATCAGGGATAGAGAGAGACAAAATTAAGTCCCTACCCTCTTGAAATTACTGGGAAACATGAAGAGAGCACTTGAGTTGGGTTCAACCAATCCAAGAATCCTGACAGGCAGAGAAGGGCAAGAGTTGACTTGTATGATTATATAGAAGCAGGATGTAGGATAACCAAATCAGAATAATGGGCTGGAACATAGTACAAATAATATGAAATACATTCGAAAGGGTAAATTACTGGCGGCTATAAATTTGCTCACCTCAGGAATTTATATCCTATAGTCAGGAGAGAAATACTTTTTGAACTAGAGTAAATCAGTGCTTTGCTGAGTGGATTGCATCAAATACACATTATTCCAAGGACTTAAAACcttgaagggaaagagagactgAGATAGAGAGGAGGCTTATTGTAGTTTAGTTTTAAGATATGGAAAGAAAGGGATATCATAacttatatttataaagcattttcatgGAGTAGGACTCAAAGATGATAACATGCTAAATGACATTAGGAAACAGAAAGATGTTAGATTAGAATGTTGGGCAAAATCCAAGAAGTTGAAATTCTGTAGCGATAAAGTCTTACACTTGTAAAATTAAGGGAGAAGATTTGAACTTAAGGTCAGGAGGGGGAGATTCAGTTGCAGTATCCCATGGGTTTTTAAGTGCACTCCATGGGAGTCAAAAGTTGGAGCAGTGTTGGGTAGAAGTATGGACCAtacttcaaggaaagggagaccAGTAGTttatgaaagatatttttaaactGGAGGACGTTTGGCCCCAGATGATTGAACCAAGGTAAATAGAAGATGCAAAAAGGGCAAACTTACTCTGGGTGACAGGAAGAACTTCTAACAAAAGGGAAATGAGGCAGGGTTTCCTCAGTGAAGGTATTCAACCACAGGCTAAATGAGTGTTGGttgtgtaacttataaaaatttaaatatagattATACCTGATGATCTCTGGTCCCTTTCAACACTAAAAATTAAGATGAAGACAGTTCACAGCAATCCTGGGTTGGGGGCAAGAAAGGGAAAGGTGATAGATATGTTAGTTAATGTCACAGATaagaatagaaattctaaaaccaTTTTCTCATCCTTAAAGAAGTTGAACTTATTTCATAATTCAGGTTTTATAGAcccatttaggaaaaaaaattataaaaatagggCACAACAGGTTTGTCTCATCATtctgtttcaattatttttttagttttgcaaggcaatggagttaagtgacttgcccaaggtcatacagctaggcagttattgagtgtcaggctagatttgaactcaggtcctcttgactccagggccagtcctctatccactgtgccacctagctgcctcaattttgttatttttttttccttttaatattttatttattttgagttttgcaatttccccccaatcttactcccccccccaacagaaggcaatttgccagtctttacattgtttccatggtatacattgatccaaattgaatgtgataagagagaaatcatatccttaaggaagaaaaataaattataagagatagccaGATAACATAAGATATCAAGGggttctaaattaaaagtaatagtccttgatctttgttcaaactccacaattctttctctggatacaaatggtatagccccaaattgttgcactaatggaatgagcaagtccatcaaggttgatcatcatccccatgttgctgttagggtgtacaatattttttctggttctgctcatctcactcagcatcagttcatgcaaatccctctaggcttccctgaattcccatccctcctggtttctaatagaacaatagtgttccatggcatacaagtgatgtttttaccctttttcatcatctcttcaaggtataagtccagcagtggtattgttggatcaaagggtatgcatatttttgttgccctttggctataattccaaattgctctccagaaaggttgggggtgagttcacagctccaacgacaatgtattagtgtcccagatttctcacatcccttccagcattgatcattgtcctttctggtcatattggccagtctgagaagtgtgaggcaGTGCctcagatgttttaatttgcatttctctaataatttgatttagagaaattttttttagagttttcaaggcaatggggttaagtgacttgcccaaggccacacagctaggtaattattaagtgtctgaggtcggatttgaactcaggtactcctgactccagggccagtgctttatccactgcgccacctagctacccctagagcagtttttcatatgactatggatcacttcaatttcctcagctgtaaattgcctttgcatatcctttaaccatttgtcaattggggaatggcttttttttttttaatttgactcagttctctgtatattttagaaatgagtcctttgtcagaaatattaattgtaaatattgtttcccagtttactacatttcttttgatcttggtttcagtagttttgtctttgcaaaagctttttaatttaaattttgttattcttaATATTTGCTGACAGGATCCATCCTGAACTGCTTATAGATTGATTAAAAACTTGCTGATGTCATGTCTGTTCTGTAATATATTTGTGGAATTTAAAAGGTCATTTCAAGTCACTTAAGCAAACTGGGGATTCTTCAGATTTATTATTCATTCAACCTTCATCAGTAAATTTTTATGCCTGGTGAAACATCTTTTCCTCCTTAAGGGAAATTTCAGACAAAATTATTTGgggaatttacatttatataagtgcacttaaagtttacaaaaattaATACAGTGATTTGGGATCAATTTGATCGAAGTTTACATTAATTTGACAACTGCCCCCACAAAAGACATATGTGCCAATTTAAGAAGCTCAGGCCCCCTCAAACCCTTGGAATTTAAGTTCCTAACAACTGCACAACTGGACCTTTTTGGACATTTCATTCTCCTGcgttaaaaaaagtttgaaagtgTTATTTTACTTTCCCCCTTTTGCTTTTTCAGGTTTATGGACAAGAAGCTATCATGTAAGTTGTTTAAGATGATTTTACTAACAAAACTTCAGTTTTTAATTATATGGGTCTCTTTGGCAGTATCTCATTCAGTTCAATTAGTTACAATTAAAATAACGAATACTAAAATCTTTGATTCAGTTTCAACAATTTATCTGGGAGTGAAATAGCAATTTATCTCTGTTAAAAACAACTACAAATTAATAGATTATTTTTGCAAATTAAAATTCAGACTATTTGAATTAAGTCTTCTATAGTTTCTTTAAAAGCTTCCTAAAGATTAGATATGCCTGTGGTCATTCTGATCATTCTTATTAAGATACTTTCTAGACCATCAAGTAACACTTGATCAATTCCAATTTGTTTCTGAACCTACTGAAataatttaatgtctttttttaattactaaTCTAACTTTCGCTGAAGCCAACTAAATGTAATTTCCTTTTAATAATGTTACTCTTTGAAAGTTCGGTAACCTGTTTCAGCACAGTATTTTAAGTGAACAAGAGTAATCTTTCACATACTTGTGATTTGTGTTACTTAATATTGTACATTCAGgatagacagctaggtggtgtagagtGTTGGCTTtgaaggatcaaataagataaagcaatttgcaagccttaaagcaaTATATGAATGTTTAGTaattgtcattcattttttttcttagaatggTTAATGGAcaattttgctaatatttcacttttttccttagTGAAATTAAATGGTGGAAGGCATGTCCAAGGTATATTGCGGGGGTTTGATCCATTTATGAATCTTGTGATTGATGAATGTGTAGAGATGGCACCAGGTGGGCAACAGAACAATATTGGAATGGTGGTAAGTATCAATTTTCAAGCTGTagttagtaagcatttattaagctttccAGGTATAGTGCTGATGTCATGAGCATGTCTTCTTTAATATATTGGtggaatataagaaaattattcattttaaggtttatatCACATTACTAGAGTAAATTATTTAAGCCTATCTGGATTCCTCAGAGATAATTACTAATCCATCCTTCATCTTCAGTAATTTTCTGTATCTGAAAAGGTAattgattctctccattttttttgaaGATGTTATATAGATGGGTTTATTGGCTTCTTTCATATTCATATATGAACAGATGGGAAAGGCAGATTGCAGGCAAGGTCTGCTACTTTATGACTTGtcccaggcaaatcatttaaactataATAAAATCTAGTTGTCCAGTCCTATTTCCTAACTAGATAATTGCCTGAAATTGCCTGCTACTCCAGTGCCTATACTCATTACCTCATATCTAGAAAAAACCTTCCTTCCAATTTCTGCCACCCATTCCTTTAAAAAGTTTAACTTGGGTATCACTTCCTCCATGAAGCATTTCCAAACATTCCCAAGCTGAAGGTtatctccttcctcaaatttttCAGCATTTTGCCTTGAAGTATTATATGTACCTTACCCCTTCTACTTCCTTGTCCCTAGAATTTTGCATTTCTTGAGAGAGAAATATTAGTCTGTTGTTGTCCCTGATGCTTTGTGCAGTTATTGATCCTTTGAGTCTGAACATTACAATTGTACATGATACAATCTCTCTACATTGTGAATTTTTAGCATCTCTGTTGTAAATTTGTGTCAGATACACATTTGTATGAATTCCAGATATAAATTGTTAATCCCACCATTCTTGTCACCATTAAGGGGATAAtctgaaattgaattttaatttaggTTAAATGCACCTTAACCTGAAACTATAGTTTTTTAAGGTTTGTGGTTATTTCCTAGACTTTAACATTGAGATGTAGTTATATGGGTATTCATAGGACCTACCAATTTTCTGTTCTAAGAAGATTAGTGCAGGCCACTGATACTTTTAGGAGGTCCAAGAGTTTAGTGACTGAATTCTGATGTAACAGGGAAACAAGTAGTTCTTACAAGGTCAGAGAGCCAAGCTGAACTGTGAATTGGCATTGAGAGACCAGTACTAACCCTCAGAAGTATTGAGAACTTGAAGTTGGTTTGTAAAACACTGAGCTGTTTCTTTTCTGCCTCCTGGAAGCTAAGATAAATCATTCTTGGCTTTAAACTCTGGCTGTGTAAACTAATCTCTACTAAAATGTTAGCTGGGCAGTCCTAAATTGATACCTTATGAGGCTCTGCCAAGCATAgtcactttaaaaagaaaaataaaaactgtaaaAAGCAAAGCCTTTAAGACCTAATGGATGAAAGGTACTAAGTGTAAAGATGGAGGTGCCGTTCTGACCTTAACTGCAATGAATTCATGGCAGTGACTCAGATAGCCAATGAGTTCTTATTAGTTAGTTTATTTGAATTGATGGGTCATAAGTCAGAATTTGCGTACAACTCTTCCGAAAGGTTGCTGGCCTCTGAACTGGATCTTTTAATAATCCAtaatacattcaaattctctgtTACTACAcacaagagaaaggaaaacaaactcCTATGTGAAACCAAGTGGAGGTTTGACTTATATGCTTGATTTAGAAAATGGTCCTCACAGGCTTCAGAGACTTGTCATTTTAAAAACTCTAACATGAAATATAATGGCAGTAAATAGTTTTTAGGCAGAGAATATGCGAGAGCTGGATTTTATTCTTAAGTAGTGATTTCTCTTTCCACTTGTATAGCCAGGTTTCATGTACTAAATAGCCTTGCTTTTTTCTTAGGTAATCCGAGGAAACAGTATCATTATGTTAGAAGCCTTGGAACGAGTTTAAAGAAGGAAGCACCATCCATGCCCTGGATCTCCACTTGTCCTTTACATTCCCAAgagcctctttttttttcttttgatacatAAAACTAGTCATTGTATATTctttaactttttgaaaataaactttttgtaagatgtttaaatgttttctttctcttgggtCCTCCTAAAAGGAAAGTGATATAGGAATGATGCCTTTTCTTGAAttcttcttctaattttgtttgaTGCTACAAGTTGAGGATAATCAgagtttctttaaatttaaaagtactgTTAAACTGAAACCCAGGTAatttagaatatatttaataCCGTGGCCATTTTGGCTTTTGTATtctatttacatttctatagGTAAAATAAAGACACTGGACAGAGTggcatatttgtttattttcagtttgtgagcaaaaaaaaaaatacaagagattGGGCGTAGGAGGGGATATAAATCCTTAACCAGGCCTTAATTAGGTGAAAACTCCACAGGAAATCATTTATGGGGGTTAAGCTTTTTGGTGGATCATGGGAGGGGGAGATGGGGGAACAGGATACAGCATTTCTTCCTCTAAAAGTTCAGGCTAGGATTCATATCTAGGTTGTAATATTTAGGCCCCTGAGTTAGAATTCTGAAAATAGTGACATGGCCTAGCCCTCTTTTTAACATTGTAGtaagaaaaatgataaacaggataAAACTTGTTCTATGGTGACAGCACTTCCACAATTAACCCCCCaaacccccaccaccaccattatctagattaagaaaaaacatgaaaaaagaatcaacccCTAAACTTTTAAACCAGAATTATTCTGTTCCACTATCAGCTCCCTGAACAATGGTGACCCTTTTCACTAAACAACCTTTTAAAATCACATACTGGGGTTCCACTGCTTCATGAACAAGAGTTATCTACTGATAACTGACTTCCCTGGCATAACTTTATTAACAGCAATTTTGCTGTCTCAAAAAGTAGCTGAAAGCAGAATTAATGACAGACATCTTATTCAAATCTTGTTATGTTGTTTTCAGTCTTTAGCATAGCATATACACATGAGATGTTAGGCTCTATATCCATCATCTGGAAGAATCTAGACAGggaaactggtttttaaaatccaattCTTGATTTTAACAATTAGCTTATGAATGGTAAAGACAGATATAGTACCCTTTAAAAACCATGTTATATGAAAACTCAATATCTGCCATTAAAGATGGTCAACCATCCCTAGGACCTTGCAAATATTAAAAAGTGACCCACTAATTTCTGCTCAGTATACATAACTGAGAGACAAAATTGTAGTGTTAACTGACTTATGTTGTAGCACTGATTTTCACAACCCTTTGGAAGGCTTTCCTCAGTGCTTTGTTAATAAAAATTCCCTAACACAATAAGTAGTAATTCAAATTTGCTTTTTGTATACAATCTTAAGTTTTTGCTAATTATCATTCATATAAACTAATTCTAATTAAGTACTTGATCTTCCACTCTGACTATAGGTAAATTGATTGGCTCAAGCTCAGTGCCAATTCTCTCAAACTTCGTTACATCAAGTATCTCAAtgttccctccccctcccaaataCCTAAAGTTTAAAGGAAAGCTGTCTTTTTCATGTGAATCTCAATGCCCattttttttccacttgtttCTCTTTACTATTTTTGGAGTTGATTATTACAGGATTTTACATAAACCACAAGTTATTTGCAACCTATTTTTTATTGGGGTACATTCTAGCAGACTGATAATCACCCATTGACTAATTTTGATCAATTTGTTCACTATGGTTAGAGCTTTGAAGGTGTAGTAACTCCTGGGTTATCCCAGAATACACCTGTTAGGAAAGTAAAAACTGAAGGGGATCCTAAGATGTAGCTAAATAAACTGAAGTTCCAGAAGGTTACATAGCTTCCCAAGCGTTAACCCAGGTCTTactccaagttcaacattttGCCTGCTACACTATGCTGCAACTTGTTCAGATTCAGATATAACTGGGCTTGTTCCAGCCTTAACCCAAATCCTTCAGAGGGAAAGTTATTTCCAATGTATTAGCtgtagaattgatttttttcaacagtATCCACTGGGGCAGAACTTTTAAAGATGCCTATTTAGctatctacttttaaaaaatacaaatgcaagaccaataattttaaaagtatatagtTCTAGAGTacctttaaaagaatttttcagtTTCATAAATCTCATTCTTAAAATGGACCTGTGAAATACTGTACTGAATAAAAATACTACAGGAAAATAGTGGTTAAGTCAAGAGAAGAATCTGAAAATAGAATGACTTATCTGACTCCCCAAATGACTTCCTTTTGGTTTTCCTTCAAGAGTGAACTCTAGTGACTTCTGCCTTGATATCTTAGAggatatattattaaaaattaccTGAGCCttatcctttaaaagaaaaaaaaaagcataataggGAGATGGAATTGAAGATTTGGCCTTCAAAGAGGACTTTCAGCAATGGCACATTTATAAGGAAGAATAGGGTGTCAAgtactgaaaaagaaaaggagtttaATCCCATTACTGATAGCCATCACAAGCTAGTTAAAAGTCTCAAAACTAAAAAGGAAAGGATTTAAGTCTATCCCACCCAGTTCCCTCATTTCCCACAAATAAAGCTCAAAAAGAGCCTcatgcctaagatcacataaaACTAGTAACTCTTGCTTCCAATTTCCATGCTCTCTCCTTTAAACCAGTAAAGACTACTCCAAAGTTTGGAAAGGTTCCAAATTAATTGATGATAAACACAATGGTATATCAGATTCCTTACTTTTGTACCTAATTTCAACCTAGATTGAAAAAGGTCCTCAAAGATTTACATGGTAGCTTTAAAGAAACAATtatggtgggggcagctaggttgtgcagtgaatagagcaacagccttggaatcaggagtacctgggttcaaatccaacctcagacatttagtaactacctagccatgtggccttgggcaagccacttaaccccattgccttgaaaaatcttttaaaaaaagaaaaagaaaagaaacaattatgGGCAATGGTTTCATCCTTGACTGAACCCTCTACTTCTTTCAAACCCACCATTGATTATTTTTGTTCAAGTAAAGATAATGACAAATCAACTATATTTAATCCAATACCAAAATCCCTGACTCACAGGGACTCGACCCTTCTTGTCACATTGGGGTTTCATTTGGGTgcatggaaggaagaagggaaagaaggatgtTGGTGACACTTCAAAGCTCCGTTTTGAGCTTCTCATATAATCCTTCTTGGTCAATCATCTCTGTGTTCCCATACCAACGATGATAGGCAAGAAGAGCTGCATTATGAGCCGCAATGGCACTCATTTCCATGGCACTTGCTGCCCACTCTATGCCACTGAGATAGTATATGCGATCATGGAGGATGATTGGAGGGCACTTCTCTGGAGGCTTATAATGAGGGTATGCAAGCCATTCCTTCTCCTGTACTGAATCATGAGATGCAAACAGCAAATGAAGTTGCTCCTTAGTGAGAgattctgaagaaaatattttccaaacaGCTGAATGGGTTGTTGGTTTAGATTTAAGATCAGCCTCTCTTTTCACAGGCAACACCACTGAGATGCTGTTAATAAACAAGTTTGGGTTGTCAGTTGTTAAGATGTCAGTAAGGTATATGTCATCAGTTGCCGTTAAACCAAAGAAGGATGCATTCAGTCGCCCGTGTACAAAAGTAGTCACCAAGTGGTGATAGTATTGATGAAATTCTGGGATAGGTGGATCAAAGTTTAGAAAAGTGATATTGGACATTTTGCGGTTCAGTGGAGTAGCTACCATGACAATGTCGTACAGGTCTGTGTTTATCCCTGAATCTGTTTTATAGGTGACTTCATATGCCTTCTTGGATCCTC
This region includes:
- the SNRPG gene encoding small nuclear ribonucleoprotein G isoform X1 gives rise to the protein MSKAHPPELKKFMDKKLSLKLNGGRHVQGILRGFDPFMNLVIDECVEMAPGGQQNNIGMVVIRGNSIIMLEALERV
- the SNRPG gene encoding small nuclear ribonucleoprotein G isoform X2, whose product is MDKKLSLKLNGGRHVQGILRGFDPFMNLVIDECVEMAPGGQQNNIGMVVIRGNSIIMLEALERV